Proteins from one Falco naumanni isolate bFalNau1 chromosome 2, bFalNau1.pat, whole genome shotgun sequence genomic window:
- the LANCL3 gene encoding lanC-like protein 3 isoform X2 has protein sequence MESQRCFANLFDDYPGSPAAAPDSEAAVPLVTATIERILRELPPLGGPRGCQGGLYGGVAGVAYMLYHVAQCPLFAPSREAYLRAARRVVDACLRYQEGGGEADADTRAAFLLGGAGVYAVAALVYRALGLPDFARPLGKFRELSEVCAPLSFLECGSDELFVGRAGYLCAALVLKQRLGMEVLTPAQIKSICLAILESGKQYAVKKRKPFPLMYSYYGTEYLGAAHGLSSILQMLLSYYEYLQPADQELVWQSVDFLMDQEQNSNWPPELGETIERENELVHWCHGAPGIAYLFAKAYLVSKKPQYLDTCIRCGELTWQKGLLKKGPGICHGVAGSAYVFLLLYRLTGNSKYIYRAQRAYVFIINGPQRLIVSSYLFLRRCLKKNVFAKASINLEHNRPVQ, from the exons ATGGAGAGCCAGCGCTGCTTCGCCAACCTTTTCGATGACTACCCGGgcagcccggcggcggcgccggaCAGCGAGGCGGCGGTGCCGCTGGTGACGGCTACCATCGAGCGGATCCTGCGGGAGCTGCCGCCCCTGGGCGGCCCCCGCGGCTGCCAGGGGGGGCTGTACGGCGGCGTGGCCGGCGTGGCCTACATGCTCTACCACGTCGCGCAGTGTCCGCTCTTCGCGCCGTCGCGGGAGGCCTACCTGCGGGCGGCCCGCCGCGTCGTGGACGCCTGTCTCCGCTACCAGGAGGGCGGCGGCGAGGCCGACGCCGACACCCGCGCCGCCTTCCTGCTGGGCGGCGCCGGGGTGTACGCGGTGGCGGCGCTGGTCTACCGCGCCCTGGGGCTGCCCGACTTCGCCCGGCCGCTGGGCAAGTTCCGGGAGCTGAGCGAGGTCTGCGCCCCGCTCTCCTTCCTCGAGTGCGGCTCCGACGAGCTCTTCGTCGGCCGCGCCGGCTACCTGTGCGCCGCCCTGGTGCTGAAGCAGCGGCTGGGCATGGAG GTGCTGACCCCAGcacaaataaaatcaatttgcCTGGCCATACTAGAATCAGGAAAGCAGTATGCAGTGAAGAAGAGGAAACCGTTTCCACTCATGTATTCCTACTATGGAACAGAGTATCTTG GTGCAGCACATGGGCTTTCATCAATCCTTCAGATGTTGCTTTCCTATTATGAGTACCTGCAGCCAGCAGATCAGGAGCTTGTATGGCAGAGCGTTGATTTTCTTATGGACCAAGAACAGAACAGCAACTGGCCTCCTGAGCTGGGAGAGACAATCGAGCGGGAGAATGAGCTTGTACACTGGTGTCATGGAGCTCCAG GCATTGCATATTTGTTTGCCAAAGCTTACCTGGTTTCCAAGAAGCCTCAATATCTGGACACTTGTATCCGCTGTGGAGAGCTAACTTGGCAGAAGGGCCTGTTGAAGAAGGGACCTGGAATATGCCATGGAGTGGCTGGTAGTGCTTATGTGTTCCTGCTGCTGTATAGGCTCACTGGAAACTCAAAATACATATACAGGGCACAAAG AGCCTACGTTTTCATTATCAATGGACCACAACGTTTAATTGTTTCCAGTTATTTATTTCTCAGGAGATGCTTGAAGAAGAACGTGTTTGCCAAAGCCTCAATAAATCTAGAGCACAATAGACCAGTACAGTAA
- the LANCL3 gene encoding lanC-like protein 3 isoform X1 yields MESQRCFANLFDDYPGSPAAAPDSEAAVPLVTATIERILRELPPLGGPRGCQGGLYGGVAGVAYMLYHVAQCPLFAPSREAYLRAARRVVDACLRYQEGGGEADADTRAAFLLGGAGVYAVAALVYRALGLPDFARPLGKFRELSEVCAPLSFLECGSDELFVGRAGYLCAALVLKQRLGMEVLTPAQIKSICLAILESGKQYAVKKRKPFPLMYSYYGTEYLGAAHGLSSILQMLLSYYEYLQPADQELVWQSVDFLMDQEQNSNWPPELGETIERENELVHWCHGAPGIAYLFAKAYLVSKKPQYLDTCIRCGELTWQKGLLKKGPGICHGVAGSAYVFLLLYRLTGNSKYIYRAQRFAEFLFTEEFKAGSRALESVYSLYEGFSGTVCFLTDLLQPNQAEFPLFSVFV; encoded by the exons ATGGAGAGCCAGCGCTGCTTCGCCAACCTTTTCGATGACTACCCGGgcagcccggcggcggcgccggaCAGCGAGGCGGCGGTGCCGCTGGTGACGGCTACCATCGAGCGGATCCTGCGGGAGCTGCCGCCCCTGGGCGGCCCCCGCGGCTGCCAGGGGGGGCTGTACGGCGGCGTGGCCGGCGTGGCCTACATGCTCTACCACGTCGCGCAGTGTCCGCTCTTCGCGCCGTCGCGGGAGGCCTACCTGCGGGCGGCCCGCCGCGTCGTGGACGCCTGTCTCCGCTACCAGGAGGGCGGCGGCGAGGCCGACGCCGACACCCGCGCCGCCTTCCTGCTGGGCGGCGCCGGGGTGTACGCGGTGGCGGCGCTGGTCTACCGCGCCCTGGGGCTGCCCGACTTCGCCCGGCCGCTGGGCAAGTTCCGGGAGCTGAGCGAGGTCTGCGCCCCGCTCTCCTTCCTCGAGTGCGGCTCCGACGAGCTCTTCGTCGGCCGCGCCGGCTACCTGTGCGCCGCCCTGGTGCTGAAGCAGCGGCTGGGCATGGAG GTGCTGACCCCAGcacaaataaaatcaatttgcCTGGCCATACTAGAATCAGGAAAGCAGTATGCAGTGAAGAAGAGGAAACCGTTTCCACTCATGTATTCCTACTATGGAACAGAGTATCTTG GTGCAGCACATGGGCTTTCATCAATCCTTCAGATGTTGCTTTCCTATTATGAGTACCTGCAGCCAGCAGATCAGGAGCTTGTATGGCAGAGCGTTGATTTTCTTATGGACCAAGAACAGAACAGCAACTGGCCTCCTGAGCTGGGAGAGACAATCGAGCGGGAGAATGAGCTTGTACACTGGTGTCATGGAGCTCCAG GCATTGCATATTTGTTTGCCAAAGCTTACCTGGTTTCCAAGAAGCCTCAATATCTGGACACTTGTATCCGCTGTGGAGAGCTAACTTGGCAGAAGGGCCTGTTGAAGAAGGGACCTGGAATATGCCATGGAGTGGCTGGTAGTGCTTATGTGTTCCTGCTGCTGTATAGGCTCACTGGAAACTCAAAATACATATACAGGGCACAAAG GTTTGCAGAGTTCTTATTTACAGAAGAATTTAAGGCTGGTTCCCGGGCATTAGAAAGTGTATATAGTCTGTATGAAGGTTTCTCAGGAACTGTGTGTTTCCTGACTGACTTGCTGCAACCCAACCAAGCTGAGTTTCCTCTCTTCAGTGTCTTTGTCTAG